The Epinephelus moara isolate mb unplaced genomic scaffold, YSFRI_EMoa_1.0 scaffold587, whole genome shotgun sequence DNA window TTCAATCAGGGGCTCCCAAGGGCTCGCCTGGGATGACTGCACTTATTATGGTGACAGCTTAAATCAGCAAATCTGCAAATTACAGATTCCACATCAGACTATAGCCATCTGTGGAAAACCCTGGAGACTGGTCCTCAAATGAGAGCCTATAGATCTAGCTAAATATTCTGCCATGTGCATTGTGCACTCATTTCCTTGCAAACACATCTCCTGTCATTCTCACCATATTCAGTCTGAGCTTTGCTGCCTCCCCCGGTGCCTCCCCTCCTGTCCCAGTCTGCCGGCGGCCGGAGGAAGTTGCTGTCCTCGCTGTTGCTCCCGTAGGTGCGATCGTGCTCTTCTGTTtgagtggtggaggaggaggaggaggatgaagaagtGTGAGGCCACCAGTttctccagtttggagaagcccAGTTGGGTTTGCTCTCTTTACGTAGGCCTTTTTCTGGCTCATGACTCTCCAGTCCGTCCACCACTTCAATGGTCACCTGAGAACAGAAGTCAATTTAAAGTCAATATTCAACAGAGTTGTCAAAAGAGATACTTACAAAGCATTTTGGAACAGAATAAGTCGATCAGATGCCGAGAGGTGACACTTTCTGATACCCCCATGCACAATATCACCCCCTCCCCCTTTCTGTCCTAACACATGTGCCTCCCAGATGAGGGGGGACCACCACCCCTGCCCCACAGTCACCCTCCCACCTCTTGGGCTCTCTCCACCTAAACACAAAGTTCAAAGGGCTACTCAGCCTCCTCCAGACCATGAAAGCCAGATGAATCCCAGGATCAAAgacacccccctcctcctcctctccctctcccacagCCTCACGCCCTTGCTCAATTGGTTGCTCCGCTCTCTTCCCACATCTTGAGATGTTAATACACTTTGTTCGTGCTCGGATTTAGCAGTGATGCTCTCAGAAATGGAAAGACCCCCTTGCTGGATTAGACAGGAGAATGATTTAAACATGGCAGCGGTTACTCGGCCATCTGCACCACTGAGGGACTTATGGGCAAGGGCTTGCCACACATTTACATAAGCTGCCGTCTGTCTTCCTGCACATGGGTTAGTAGTGAGGCATTGCTGTCTGCCTTTCAGCTGTCATTATGATGGACGTGAGACCTCAGTGTCTATCTTAAGCTTCACTACGAGCCaggaagtgtgaaaggggacggggggaaggaaggaggagaaaaaggggGTAATGATGTGCACCAAACTATTCTCCTTCTTCCTGTTTGCTCTTCCTGTCCTATGTGGTTGAGTAGCCATGTCTTACAAGTGAGTGAAAGCATCAAAGCAggtgcacagacacacatggtCACCTGTATGTTGGGATTCTGTCCATTGATATCAGCTTTGGAGAGGTCGGGGAAGTTGTGCAGATCTAGGAGGAAAGCTCCAGGACCGTCCCTGTGTACGTTGCTGCCTTGTGCCCAGGGGAGGGAGGCAGGTCGGTGGGCCAATCGATGTTCTGGACCAGACCTCCGATCTTCAGTAGCCAGCTGGGCAGAGGAGCTGCTTTTTGCATTTATATTGTTCTGCTGAGGAGAGAAAGGGACATAACATTcaagttttattgtttgtgcATTCACAACATGAGAGAATATTTATAGAAAACATACAATTCCCTTTTGAGTGAATGTTTAGACTGAGGACCCTGTCACTTGGCATCTACAGAGTCTGCACACTCAGCAACATTAGATTGATGTTGACAGAGGTCCATGTGGCCATGACCCCTGTCATAAATCCTGTGGACTCTTAGCTCCTTGGAGCCCAGAAGGAAGGAGCCACTGAAACAGACAAACATCACGCTGAGTTCTGTGCGTCTGTCTGCTTCCACCAAAATATAATTTCAGAGCCAATGTCACAGTAAGACTgtatatttttccatttttaactGACAGAGTATGCCGCTGCTTTACCGTAGTTATATGATGTGGACATTTTTAGCATGCTCTAGTGCTTGCTGGGAGAAAAGAGCATGTACGACTGATGGGCTTCCTGCACTGGGGCTATACTGAGAAACCTAAGTAAAACATTGCAAAATAATTACATCTGCCTTCTTGACGACAGAAAAACATTTGGTCTTCTGACCGTGGGGATTGTAAATTCATCCCAAAAGGACAGTTGAGGACATATGTCCCTTGTCAGGTATGCACAGAGCGAACAATTATTCCTCGATTGGACAGACAGCCGTAAGTAGTCGGCAATCATCCATTCTGGGGTGGCAGAAAATAAGATCAAAGAAAGCCATCAATCATgttccttgttttcttttttcatgtcCCATTTCTTCCTCCCTAGTGTTTTTGTGGCCGGGCTGAGGCCTGAGAATATGGCAGCAGTGCTGTACGGTTGCGGTGGCCAGTCACAGACAAAGTGTCAGCTCAGCCACATTGTGGTGGGCATAAAA harbors:
- the ism1 gene encoding isthmin-1, translated to NAQTIKLECYVPFSPQQNNINAKSSSSAQLATEDRRSGPEHRLAHRPASLPWAQGSNVHRDGPGAFLLDLHNFPDLSKADINGQNPNIQVTIEVVDGLESHEPEKGLRKESKPNWASPNWRNWWPHTSSSSSSSSTTQTEEHDRTYGSNSEDSNFLRPPADWDRRGGTGGGSKAQTEYDYMDGEGDWSNWTACSVTCGNGNQKRTRSCGYACTATESRTCDMPNCPGIEDAFKTAATEVSLLAGTDEFNATELFGVDTDSCERWMNCKSDFLKKYMTKVANDLPSCPCSYPTEVAYSTADVHDAPTRRDFRWKDASGPKEKL